From the genome of Bacillota bacterium:
TGCGGTGCCCGACGATGACACAGTTGCCGGGTTGTCCCGGGAGGGCGGTTTGCGGGTAGTGCCCCGGCCCCCGGCGCAGGTCTTCGGGCTCAACCCCTTCGTAGACAACAGTCTCCAACTTCAGACGGGGGATCTCCAGGATCGTGACAGCGTCACCGGGTAATTCCTTTTTTTCTGCAAATGCCGCTTTTGCTGCTTGCCGCTGGCGTCCCTGCAGGAAATTTGTATAAAGGTCTGTTAATGTAGGGTAAAAAAGGAGGGCTACTCCTGCCAGAATCAGTGCGGTTGCGAGCACCCTCCCGATTACCCGTTTCAGCTTGAGCTTTTTATCTGCTTCGGTCATTTTACCCTAGAAGAACTTACGCAGGGTTAAGCCAAGTCCGGCAAGCACAAGACCGGCAAGCTGGAAGGGAAGCACATCGGATCCGGCCTGCGGTAGGGCAGCCGGGAGCTGGAACTGTCCCCCGCCGGTTCCGGCACCGAGCAGACCGCCTACGAGGCCTGCGGCCGTATCCAGTGTTTTGCCGACGAGACCTGCTGTTGTATCAAGGGTTTTTCCGACCAGCCCGGTCGCGGTGTTTAAGGTCTGGCCTACCACACCG
Proteins encoded in this window:
- a CDS encoding class E sortase, encoding MTEADKKLKLKRVIGRVLATALILAGVALLFYPTLTDLYTNFLQGRQRQAAKAAFAEKKELPGDAVTILEIPRLKLETVVYEGVEPEDLRRGPGHYPQTALPGQPGNCVIVGHRNVYGSVFKDLDKLQYDDPFYLYGKDGKFVYRVNKIKVVEPTEVQVLLPTEIPTATLLTCHPYYKPDKRLIVSGALTNILSYEDEVAENEKKAS